AACTGGTCGGCGAGCAGCGCGAGCGGGCCAGTCGCGATGCGCTGCAAGAGATCGCGGGCTAGCGCCTGAGAACCCGGTGCCGATCTGGGTATAAATCGGCAAAAAGCCTTGAACAAGCGAAGGGTCTGTTCGTCGATGAGGGTGAGAATGATTGTCAGTCGTGCTACGGCGCGGGGGCAATCCCACCCGGTTATCGACGAGAGGTTCGCATGGAACAGGTCCACGACTACATCGGCATCGGCTTCGGGCCTTCCAACCTGGCGTTGGCCATCGCTGCGGACGAGCAGGCCGCCGACCGCCAGCCCCAAGGATGCTTCATCGAGCGCAAGCCGGCCTTCAGTTGGCACGAAGGCATGCTGCTCGAGGGCAGCACGATGCAGATCTCCTTTCTCAAGGACCTGGCGACCCTGCGCAATCCGGCCAGCCGCTTCACCTTCATCAACTATCTGAAGGAACGCGGTCGGCTGGAGGATTTCATCAACCTCAAGACCTTTTTCCCCAGCCGCGAGGAATACAACGATTACCTCGGTTGGGCGGCTGCCGCCTTCGCCGATCAGGTGCACTACGGCGAGGAGGTGGTGGCGGTGGAGCCCTGGTACCGCGACGGCATCCTGGACGCCGTGCAAGTGGTGTCCCGCGACCAGCAAGGCACCTTGCACCGCCGCTTGGGCCGCAACCTGATCCTCGGCATCGGCGGGACCCCGCAGGTGCCGCCGGCCTTTGCCACGCTGAGCGACCCGCGGGTGCTGCATTCCTCGGCCTATCGCGGTCGGATCGAGGCGCTACTGGCCGATCCGGCGCAGCCCCGCCGGGTGGCGGTGATCGGCGGCGGCCAGAGCGCCGCCGAGATCTTCCAGGATCTGACCCAGCGCTTTCCCCAGGTCGAGGCATCGCTGATCCTGCGGGGCGGGGCACTCAAGCCGTCCGACGACAGCCCCTTCGTCAACGAGATCTTCAATCCATCGTTCACCGACCGGATCTATGCCCAGTCGCCGGAGCGGCGCGAGCGACTGTTCGCCGAGTACCGCAACACCAACTATTCGGTGGTGGACCTGGAGTTGATCGAGAGCCTCTACCAGCTGTTCTACCTGCAGAAGCTGCGTGGCCAGGAGCGCCATCGCCTGCTCTGCGAACGCTCCGTGGCGGCCTGCCGGCCGTCCGCCCAGGGGCTGGAGTTGGAGCTGGAAGGGCGGCTGGACGGGGAGCGCACCACCCTGAGCTATGACGTGGTGATCCTGGCCACCGGCTATCGCCGCGACTACCACCAGCACCTGCTGGCCGGCCTGCGCGAGCATCTGCAAGACGGGGAGCCAGACCGCCACTACCGCTTGCCGCTGGCCGCGGGCGGCGCGGTCCAGGTGTTCCTGCAAGGCGGCTGCGAGGTCAGCCATGGCCTGTCCGACACCCTGCTGTCGGTCCTGGCGATTCGCTCCGCCGAGTTGGTCGAGGCCATGACCCTGGCCAGCGCGACACCGGTGGCCAGGCGTTCCGCCTGAGCCACCCGCCACTTCCTTCTTTTCAGGACGCTGTCGCGGCGGCGTCCGGCATTCTTTCTTGCAGGTGAAGCCATGACCTCCCGAGCGGATCAAGCCGAGCACTTCGTCGACGTCCTCGATTTCTACGCCGAGCGCCAGCCGGACAAGACGGTGCTGCGGCACCTGACCAATGACGAGACGCCCCAGCTGACCTCCTATGCCCAGCTGCGCGAACGGGCGCTGAGCCTCGCCGGCTGTCTGCAGGAGCGGCTCGGGCAGACCCGTGGCGAGCGTTGCGTACTCTTGCTGCCCAGTGGCCCGGATTACGCGGCGGCCTTCTTCGCCTGCCTCTATACCGGGGTCATCGCCGTACCGGCCTTTCCCCCGGAAAACAGTCGGCAGATGCACATCGAGCGCCTGCGCGGCATCCTCGACGATGCCCAGCCGCGGGTGGTGCTCGGCGAGCGGGCCTGCCTCGCTGCCCATGCCGGGACCCTGGCGCAGGCGCTGCCCGAGGGCGCGCTGTGCCTGGCGGTGGAAGACATCGAGGCCAGCTGGGCCCTGGCCTACCGACCACAGGTGGTGGACCCTTCGGCGCTGGCCTTTCTGCAATACACCTCGGGTTCGACCTCGGCGCCCAAGGGCGTGATGGTCAGCCATGCCAACCTGATCGCCAACGAAAAGGCCATGCAGCGCGGCTTCTTCACCGGGCGCGACGAGGACTGGGTGAGTTGGTTGCCGCTCTACCATGACATGGGCCTGATGCTCGGGCTGCTGCTGCCGATCTACCACGGCGGCACCTTGACACTGATGTCGCCCAACCACTTTCTCACCCGTCCGGCGCGCTGGCTGCAGGCCATCAGCCAATACGGCGGTACCGTCAGCGGTGGACCGGACTTCGCCTACCGCCTGTGCGTGGAGCGGATCAGCGACAGTGCCCTGGCCGAACTCGACCTGAGTCGCTGGAGCATGGCCTTTTCCGGTTCCGAGCCGATCCGGGTGGACACCCTGGATGCCTTCTGCGAGCGTTTCGCCGCCGCCGGCTTCCGCCGCCAGGCGCTGACGCCGGCCTATGGCCTGGCCGAGGCGACCCTCTATGTCTGCGCCCATGAGCCGACCGACGAATTCCGTATCCAGCGCTTCGCCGGTGACGCCCTGAGCGCCGCCGGTGCCGAGGCGGCGCTGCAGCAGGGGCGCCTGGCCGGGTGCGGCTGGTGCGATGCCGAGCACGAACTGCGCATCGTCGATCCGCAGACGCTGGAGCCGCTGGCCGAGACCCGCGCCGGCGAGGTCTGGGTCGCCGGCCCCAGCCTGGCGCAAGGCTACTGGAATAATCCCGAGGCCACGGCCGCCGCCTTCGTGGAGCGCGATGGCCGGCGCTGGCTGCGCACCGGGGACCTGGGCATCGCCGCCGAGCGCGAACTCTATATCGCCGGGCGGCTGAAGGATCTCATCATCCTCAATGGCCAGAATCTCTATCCCCAGGACGTGGAGCTGGTGCTGGAAGAGCAGGTCGCCGACTACCTGCGGCGGGGTCGCGTGGCGGCGTTCGCCTTGGTGGGGGAGGACGGCCGCGAGGGCATCGGCCTGGCGCTGGAGATCAGCCGCAACGTGCGCCGCCTGGTGCCGGCCGAACGTATCTGCGCGGCCTTGGTGGAGACGCTGACCCAGGCCTTCCAGGTGGCGCCCAGGGCCATCGCCTTACTCGAACCGGGCACGCTGCCGCGCACCACCAGCGGCAAGCTGCAACGCGCCGCCTGCCGGGCCGGCTGGTTGGCCGGCAGCCTGGACAGCTTCGCCGAGTGGCGTGATGGCGCCTTGGCCCAAGGTGAGCCTCAGGTAGCGGCACCGGCCGTGCTGCGTGAGGTGCGCCAGGCCTGGGCCGAGGTGCTCGGCCGTGACGATCTCACCGCCCAGGCGCATTTCTTCGCCCTGGGCGGGGATTCGGTCGCCGTGGTGCAGGTGCAGGCCCGTCTGCGCGAGACGCTCCAGGTGGTGCTCGACCCGGCGCTGCTGTTCGAGGCGCCGACGCTGGGCGCCTTTTCCGCGCGGGTGGCCGCGCTGCCGCGCAAGGCCGAGGTGGACGGTCTCGTCGCCGAGGACGCGACCCGCGCGCCCCAGTCCTTCGCCCAGCAGCGCCTGTGGTTTCTCGATCAGCTGGAGCCGGGCAACGCCGCCTATCACCTGGCCGGTGAAATCCAGCTGCGTGGGGTCCTGGACGTGGCGCGGCTGGAGCGGGCGCTGGACGCCCTGGTCCAGCGGCATGCGGCGCTACGTACCCGCTTCAGCGCCGGCGCTGGCGAGGTGCCCGAGCAACGCATCGAAATGCTGGCCCAGGGGGCGGTGGAGCACCATGACCTGAGCCAGACGGCAGCGCCGGAGCAGGCCCAGGCCACCTTGGTCCAAAACCTGGTGCGTCGCCCGCTGGACCTGCGCGAAGGTCCCCTGTGGCGCATGGCGCTGATCCGTCGTGACGCCGAGGATCACCGCTTGCTGCTGGTGCTGCACCACATCATCGCCGACGGCTGGTCGATCCAGGTCCTGCTGGAGGATTTCGCCGCCCTCTATCGGGCGGAGGATGGCGAGACGCCCGCGCTGGCGCCGCTCGCCATCAGCTATGCCGACTTCGCGCGCTGGCAGCGCCGCGAGTTGGCCGGTGAATCCCGCGAGCGGCAACTGGCGTACTGGCGGACGCAACTGGCCGACGCACCCGCGCGGCTGGATCTGGCCAGCGACCGCCCCCGGCCGCCGCAGCAGAGCGGGCGCGGGGCGCGCTTCACCTTCAGCCTGCCCGCCACGGTCAGCCAGGGGCTGCGGGAGTTGGCCCAGGGCGAGGGGGCGACCCTGTTCATGGTCGGCCTGGCGCTGTTCCAGCTGCTGGTGCAGCGCCATAGCGGCTGCAGCGACCTGTGCGTGGGCGTTCCCGTGGCCGGGCGTACCCGACGGGAAACCGAGCGGCTGATCGGCTTCTTCGTCAATACTCAGGTGCTGCGTTGCCAACTGGACGGCGCTCGTTCGTTCAAGGTTTTGCTGGAGCAGGTCAAGAAGCGTGCCCTGGAAGCCCAGGCGCACCAGGACCTGCCGTTCGACCTGCTGGTGGAAGCCCTGGCGCCGGAGCGGCACCTGGGCTGGAATCCGCTGTGCCAGGTGAAGTTCACCCAGCAATTCCCGCTGCCCCAGGCGCTGGACCTGGGCGGGGTGACGCTCTCCGCGCGGCAGCTCGACGACGGCGCCGCGCACTTCGACCTGGGCCTGGACATCACTGACGTTCCGGCGGGCATCGAGGCGGTGTTCACCTATGCCACCGACCTCTTCGACGCACCGCGCATCGCCGCGCTGGCGGCCGACTTCGCGCTCCTGGCCCAGCAGGTGGTGGCCGATGCCGAGCAACCCCTGGCGCGCTATCGTCTGGCCCAGGAGGCCCCGGGTCTGGCGGGCGAGTCCCTGGCCTTCCCGGCGGCGGATCTGCTGGCGCTGTGGCACGCGGGGTTGGCGCAGGCCGGGGAGGGGCCGGCGGTGGTGGCCAGCGATGCCCACCTGAGCCATGCGCAACTGGAGGCCGACAGCAATCGCCTGGCGCGGACGCTGCGGGACCGGGGCGTCGGCGCCGAGGTGCGGGTCGCGCTCTGCCAGCCGCGGCAGGCGAGCTTCGTCGTCGGCCTGCTGGGGATTCTCAAGGCCGGCGGCGCCTGTGTCTTCGTCGATCCCAAGTGGCCCGCGGCGCGCCAGGCCCAGGTGCTGGCCGACAGCGGCGCCCAGTTGCTGCTCGGCGCACCCTTGCCCGAGGGGCCGCCTGCACTCGCGCTGGACGCCGCGGCCGACTGGCGGCAGGCGTCGGCGGAGGCATTGGCGGTCGAGGTGCTGCCGGCCCAGGCGGCTTACCTGATCTACACCTCCGGGACCACCGGCCGGCCCAAGGGGGTGGTGGTCTCTCACGGCGCCATCGCCAACTATGTGCAGGGCGTGCTGCAGCGGCTGGCGTTGCCGCCACAGGCCAGCTTCGCCATGGTTTCCACCGTCGCCGCCGACCTGGGGCATACGGTGTTGTTCGGCGCCCTGGCCAGCGGCGGTACCTTGCACCTCCTGAATGACGAACTGGTCCAGGATGCCGACCGGTGCGCCGAGTACTTCGCGCGCCAGCCGGTGGCGGTACTCAAGATAGTGCCCACCCATCTGAGCGCCTTGCTGCAGGCCGCCGACCCGGCGCGGCTGTTGCCGTCCGCAGCCCTGGTACTGGGTGGGGAGGCGCTGCCCGCGCCGCTGGCCGAGCGAGTACGGGAACTCAAACCCGGCTGCCGGCTGTTCAACCACTATGGCCCCACCGAAAGCACCGTAGGTGCCCTCACCGCGGCACTCGACGATCCGGCGGCCACAATCGCCCTGGGCGCGCCACTGCCCAATCTGCGTGCCCGGGTGCTGGACGCCGAGCTCAATCCGCTGCCCGCCGGGGCCGTCGGCGAGTTGTACCTGGGCGGCGCGGGATTGGCGCGGGGCTACCAGGGGCGACCTGGTGATACCGCCGCAGTCTTCCTGCCGGACCCCTGGAAGCCGGGCGACCGCCTCTATCGCACCGGTGACCGGGTACGCCTGGCCGCGGATGGCCGGCTGGAATTCCTCGGTCGCAGCGATGACCAGCTCAAGGTGCGCGGCTATCGCGTGGCGCCGGGCGAGGTCGTCGCGGTCCTGCTGGCGCAGCCCTGCGTCGGGGCGGCCCATGTGCAGCTGGATGGCCGCGGCCAACTGGTAGCCTATGTGACGGGTAGGGATCTCGACGGCGAATCCCTGCGCGAGCATCTCGCGCAGCACCTGCCCGAGGCGCTGGTGCCGGCTCAGATCCTGGTACTCGAAGCCTTCCCGCTCACCGCCAATGGCAAGCTGGATCGCGCCCGGTTGCCGGAGCCCGAGGCCCGCCAGGCCGAGTTCGCGGCGCCCCAAGGCGAGGTGGAGACCGCCCTGGCGGCGCTGTGGAGCGAGGCGCTCAAGGTGGAGCGTGTCGGTCGAGAGGACAATTTCTTCGCCCTGGGCGGCGACTCCATCCTCAGCCTGCAGATCATCGCCCGGGCCCGGCGCCAGGGCCTCAAGCTCACGCCCAAGCAGCTGTTCGAACACCAGACCATCGCCGCCCTGGCGGCAGTCGCCGTGCCCGCCGCCGCGCCCGTCGTGGCCAAACCGCCGGTGGCTGCCGTGACGGACGAGCTGCCCTTGACGCCCATCCAGGCCCGTTTCTTCGCTGAGCCGGTCAAGCAGCGCGCGCACTGGAACCAGTCCGTCATCCTGGAATTGGCCGCGCCGCTGGATGCCGAGGTCTTGCGCCGGGCGTTGGCAGCCCTGGTCGACCGCCACAGCAGCTTGCGCCTGGCCTTCGTACCGACCGAGCAAGGCGGCTGGCGCCAGCAGGTGCGTCCCCAGGAAGACGCGGAGCGGCTGCTCTGGACTTGCCAGGTGGCCGCTGAGGCCGAGCTGGCGCCGCTGTTCGAGGAGGCCGAGCGCAGCCTGGACCTCACCCGTGGACCCCTGCTGCGGGCGGTGTTGGCCGAGGGACCGAAGCAGCGGCCTCGGCTGTTGATCGCCATCCATCACCTGGCCGTGGACGGCGTCTCCTGGCGCATCCTGCTCGACGACCTGGCGCTGGCCTATCGACAGTTGGCAGTCGGTACGCCCCTCGCGCTGGGCGAGACGGGCAGCGATTGGAGCGCCTGGACCCAGCACCTGGCGCAACGCGCCGCCGAGCCTGAGCTGCAAGGTCAGCGCGGTTACTGGGAGGCGGTCACCGCGGTCCCCGAGACCCTGCCTTGTCTAGATCCACACGGCCGCTGCCAAGTCCGCGATGCCGGTAGCCTGGCGCGGCGACTGCCGGTGGCGCTGACCGAGCGGCTGCTGAAGATACCCGGCACCGAAGCCGTGTTGCTGGCGGCGTTGGCCGAAGCTCTGCGGCAGTGGACGGGCCGCGCGGCCACCCGGATCGCCGTCGAAGGCCATGGCCGCGAGGATCGCGACGGCACCCTGGAATTGAGCCGCACCCTGGGCTGGTTCACCTGCCTGTATCCGCTGGTGCTGGGCGCCGAATCCACGCCGGCCGCTACCCTGGCGCGGGTGCGGCGGACCCTCGCCGAGGTGCCCGAGCGCGGCCTGGGCTACGGCCTGCTGCGCTACCTCGGCGGTGCCGCCCTGGCCGATACCCGGGATGGCCTGACCTTCAACTACCTGGGCCGTTTCGAACGCCCGTCGATAGATGGCTTCCCGCTGCGGGAGCTGGAGCTGCGCAGCAGTCGCGACCCCGAGGGATCTCTGGCCAGCGCCCTGGTGCTGGACGCCCAGCTGCGTGACGGCCAGTTGCGGCTGGACTGGCGCTACAGTGCCGCGCGTTTCGCGGCGACCGCCATCGAAGAGCTGCACCAGGGGTTCGTCACCGCCTTGGACGACCTGCTCGACGGCGCCGGCGACCAGGCGGACCACGAAGCCGTGCTGCCCCTGGCGCCCATGCAGGAAGGCATTCTCATGCACAGCCTGCTGGAGCCGGGCAGTGGCATCTACCTGATGCAGGACCGCTACGAATTGCGCCAGCCGCTGGCGGCCGAAGCCTTCTGTCAGGCCTGGGAAGCCGTGGTGGCGCGGCATCCGGCGCTGCGTACCGGCTTCCAGGAGTTGGACGGCGAATGGTGCCAGGTGGTGCATCGCCAGGTGCCGTCGCCGGTCAGCCTGCTGGACTTCAGCGACCGGCCGCGGGAGGAGGGCGTGGCCGCGTTGGAGGCGCTGCTGGCCGAGGAGCGCCGCATGGGCTTCGATTTCGCCCGGCCACCGCTGCTGCGCCTGCGCCTGGTGACCTTCGGCCCGAACGACTACCAGCTGGTGCAAACCCACCACCATGTGCTGATCGACGCCTGGTGCCGGGGCCTGATGCTGGGTGAATTCTTCGCCCGCTATCGCGCGGCCGTCGCCGGGACTGAGCTGGCCTTGCCACCCGCCCGGCCTTATGCCGACTTCCTCGCCTGGCTGGCGGCCCAGGATGCCACGGCGGGCCGCGCCTGGTGGCGCGCCGAGCTGGCTGGGGTGGAGGCGGCGACGCCGCTGCCCTATCGGCGCCAAGGCCTGGCCTCGGGCGAGATGCGCGACGAAGCCGTGGCCCTGTCGGCAGAGGCGACCCGCGCCCTGGCCGCCCAGGCGCGGCGTCACCAACTGACCGCCAATACCTTCGTCCAGGCGGCCTGGGCGCTGCTGCTCATGCGCCACAGCGGCCAGGACGAGGTGGTCTTCGGCGTCACCGTCGCCGGCCGGCCGCCGGAGCTGGACGGCATCGAGGAGGCCCTCGGCCTGTTCATCAACACCCTGCCGTTACGCGTCGCGCGGCCGACCGCCGAGGTCCCGGCGCTGGAATTGCTGCAGCGGTTGCAGGCGCGCAACGTGGAGTTGCGCCAGCACGAGCACCTGCCGTTGGCCGAATTGCAGCGGCTGGCCTCGGTACCGGCCGGTGAGCCGCTGTTCGAATCGCTATTCGTCTTCGAGAACGTGCCCCTGGGCGGCGCGGTGGAGGAGGCCGTGCGCGAGTTCGGCATCACCCCGCTGGCCAACCGCACCCACACCAACTATCCGCTTACGGTGGTGCTGCTGCCGGGTAGCGAACTGCGCCTGCAATTCACCTTCGACTGCGGGCTGTTCGCCGCCGCCGACATGCGCACCCTGTTGGGCCAGTTCGAGCGCCTGCTGCTGGCGCTGATCGAGGCGCCGGAGCGCTCCCTGGAACAGCTGGAACCCCTGGCACCGGACGAACGCGAACGCCTGCTCGGCTGGGGCCGCGGCGCGGCTCAGCCGCACTGGTATCAGTTGCCCTGGATCGAGCGCTTCGAAGCCCATGCCGCCGACCATCCACAGCGCACCGTGGCGCGCTGCGGCGAGGCCAGCCTGAGCTATGGCGAGCTGGACCACCAGGCGGGCCGGCTGGGCCGTGCCCTGGTGGCTGAAGGTATCGGCCCGGATCAGGTCGTGGCGCTCTGGGCGCCGCGGGGCTTGGCATTGCTGACCCTCATGGTCGGAGCCTTCAAGGCCGGCGCGGGCTACCTGGCGCTGGACGAACGACATCCCCCGGCGCGTAGCGCCCGGCTGCTGGACGGCAGCGCCGCGCCGGTGCTGGTGGTACCCCAGGCCGAGCGTGAGCGGGCCGCGGCGATACTGGCGCTGACCCGGAGACCGCCACGGCTGCTGATCCTCGAAGAACTCCTGGCCGGGCAGCCCGAGGGCGGCCCTGGCGTGCGCAGCCGGCCCGACCAACTGGCCTACGTGATCTTCACCTCCGGCTCCACCGGCGAGCCCAAGGGGGTGATGGTCACCCAGCAGGGCATGCTCAACAACCAGCTGAGCAAGCTGCCCTTTCTGCAACTGGGCGAGGACGACGTTATCGCCCAGACGGCCGCCACCGGCTTCGATGTCTCGGTCTGGCAGTTCCTCACCGCGCCGCTGTTCGGTGGCCGCGTGGAGATCGTCGCCGAAGCCGAGGTGCAGGACCCGGCGCTGTTGCTGGCGCGCGTCGCCGCCAGCGGGGTCAGCGTCCTGGAATGCGTGCCGACGGTGATCGCCGCGCTGCTGGAGTTGCCGCCGCAGGCCTTGCCGGCGCTGCGCTGGCTGCTGCCCACCGGCGAGGCGCTGGCGCCGGACCTCGCGGCACGCTGGCTGCAGCGCTACCCCGGCATCCCGCTGGTGAATGCCTACGGCCCGGCCGAGTGTGCCGATGACGTGGCCTTGCAGCTGCTGCGCGCGCCCCAGGCGGACATCCCCATCGGCAAGCCCACCGACAACACCCGGCTGTTCGTGCTCGATGCGCGGCTGCGCCTGGTGCCCCGCGGCGGGGTGGGTGAGCTGTACATCGGCGGTGCCGGCGTCGGGCGCGGTTACGTGGGCCGAGCGGGCCTGACCGCCGAACGCTTCGTGCCTAGTCCCTTCGCCACCGGAGAGCGTCTCTATCGCAGTGGCGACCTGGTGCGCTGGAACGCCCGTGGCGAACTGGAATACGTCGGCCGGACCGACTTCCAGATCAAGTTGCGCGGCCAGCGCCTGGAGCCGGGCGAGATCGAGGCCCTGCTGCGAGCGCAGCCGGGCGTGCGTGACGCCGCGGTCGCCGCCCAGCCCACGCCCCAGGGGCCGCAACTGGTGGCCTACCTGGAGCCCCAGGGCAGCGAGCGGCCTGGCCTTGCCGCGTTGCGCGAGGCCCTGGCGCAGCGCCTGCCGCTGTTCATGGTACCGACCCAGGCGCTCTGGCTGGAGCGGCTGCCGCGCAATGCCAACGGCAA
The window above is part of the Pseudomonas oryzihabitans genome. Proteins encoded here:
- a CDS encoding non-ribosomal peptide synthetase: MTSRADQAEHFVDVLDFYAERQPDKTVLRHLTNDETPQLTSYAQLRERALSLAGCLQERLGQTRGERCVLLLPSGPDYAAAFFACLYTGVIAVPAFPPENSRQMHIERLRGILDDAQPRVVLGERACLAAHAGTLAQALPEGALCLAVEDIEASWALAYRPQVVDPSALAFLQYTSGSTSAPKGVMVSHANLIANEKAMQRGFFTGRDEDWVSWLPLYHDMGLMLGLLLPIYHGGTLTLMSPNHFLTRPARWLQAISQYGGTVSGGPDFAYRLCVERISDSALAELDLSRWSMAFSGSEPIRVDTLDAFCERFAAAGFRRQALTPAYGLAEATLYVCAHEPTDEFRIQRFAGDALSAAGAEAALQQGRLAGCGWCDAEHELRIVDPQTLEPLAETRAGEVWVAGPSLAQGYWNNPEATAAAFVERDGRRWLRTGDLGIAAERELYIAGRLKDLIILNGQNLYPQDVELVLEEQVADYLRRGRVAAFALVGEDGREGIGLALEISRNVRRLVPAERICAALVETLTQAFQVAPRAIALLEPGTLPRTTSGKLQRAACRAGWLAGSLDSFAEWRDGALAQGEPQVAAPAVLREVRQAWAEVLGRDDLTAQAHFFALGGDSVAVVQVQARLRETLQVVLDPALLFEAPTLGAFSARVAALPRKAEVDGLVAEDATRAPQSFAQQRLWFLDQLEPGNAAYHLAGEIQLRGVLDVARLERALDALVQRHAALRTRFSAGAGEVPEQRIEMLAQGAVEHHDLSQTAAPEQAQATLVQNLVRRPLDLREGPLWRMALIRRDAEDHRLLLVLHHIIADGWSIQVLLEDFAALYRAEDGETPALAPLAISYADFARWQRRELAGESRERQLAYWRTQLADAPARLDLASDRPRPPQQSGRGARFTFSLPATVSQGLRELAQGEGATLFMVGLALFQLLVQRHSGCSDLCVGVPVAGRTRRETERLIGFFVNTQVLRCQLDGARSFKVLLEQVKKRALEAQAHQDLPFDLLVEALAPERHLGWNPLCQVKFTQQFPLPQALDLGGVTLSARQLDDGAAHFDLGLDITDVPAGIEAVFTYATDLFDAPRIAALAADFALLAQQVVADAEQPLARYRLAQEAPGLAGESLAFPAADLLALWHAGLAQAGEGPAVVASDAHLSHAQLEADSNRLARTLRDRGVGAEVRVALCQPRQASFVVGLLGILKAGGACVFVDPKWPAARQAQVLADSGAQLLLGAPLPEGPPALALDAAADWRQASAEALAVEVLPAQAAYLIYTSGTTGRPKGVVVSHGAIANYVQGVLQRLALPPQASFAMVSTVAADLGHTVLFGALASGGTLHLLNDELVQDADRCAEYFARQPVAVLKIVPTHLSALLQAADPARLLPSAALVLGGEALPAPLAERVRELKPGCRLFNHYGPTESTVGALTAALDDPAATIALGAPLPNLRARVLDAELNPLPAGAVGELYLGGAGLARGYQGRPGDTAAVFLPDPWKPGDRLYRTGDRVRLAADGRLEFLGRSDDQLKVRGYRVAPGEVVAVLLAQPCVGAAHVQLDGRGQLVAYVTGRDLDGESLREHLAQHLPEALVPAQILVLEAFPLTANGKLDRARLPEPEARQAEFAAPQGEVETALAALWSEALKVERVGREDNFFALGGDSILSLQIIARARRQGLKLTPKQLFEHQTIAALAAVAVPAAAPVVAKPPVAAVTDELPLTPIQARFFAEPVKQRAHWNQSVILELAAPLDAEVLRRALAALVDRHSSLRLAFVPTEQGGWRQQVRPQEDAERLLWTCQVAAEAELAPLFEEAERSLDLTRGPLLRAVLAEGPKQRPRLLIAIHHLAVDGVSWRILLDDLALAYRQLAVGTPLALGETGSDWSAWTQHLAQRAAEPELQGQRGYWEAVTAVPETLPCLDPHGRCQVRDAGSLARRLPVALTERLLKIPGTEAVLLAALAEALRQWTGRAATRIAVEGHGREDRDGTLELSRTLGWFTCLYPLVLGAESTPAATLARVRRTLAEVPERGLGYGLLRYLGGAALADTRDGLTFNYLGRFERPSIDGFPLRELELRSSRDPEGSLASALVLDAQLRDGQLRLDWRYSAARFAATAIEELHQGFVTALDDLLDGAGDQADHEAVLPLAPMQEGILMHSLLEPGSGIYLMQDRYELRQPLAAEAFCQAWEAVVARHPALRTGFQELDGEWCQVVHRQVPSPVSLLDFSDRPREEGVAALEALLAEERRMGFDFARPPLLRLRLVTFGPNDYQLVQTHHHVLIDAWCRGLMLGEFFARYRAAVAGTELALPPARPYADFLAWLAAQDATAGRAWWRAELAGVEAATPLPYRRQGLASGEMRDEAVALSAEATRALAAQARRHQLTANTFVQAAWALLLMRHSGQDEVVFGVTVAGRPPELDGIEEALGLFINTLPLRVARPTAEVPALELLQRLQARNVELRQHEHLPLAELQRLASVPAGEPLFESLFVFENVPLGGAVEEAVREFGITPLANRTHTNYPLTVVLLPGSELRLQFTFDCGLFAAADMRTLLGQFERLLLALIEAPERSLEQLEPLAPDERERLLGWGRGAAQPHWYQLPWIERFEAHAADHPQRTVARCGEASLSYGELDHQAGRLGRALVAEGIGPDQVVALWAPRGLALLTLMVGAFKAGAGYLALDERHPPARSARLLDGSAAPVLVVPQAERERAAAILALTRRPPRLLILEELLAGQPEGGPGVRSRPDQLAYVIFTSGSTGEPKGVMVTQQGMLNNQLSKLPFLQLGEDDVIAQTAATGFDVSVWQFLTAPLFGGRVEIVAEAEVQDPALLLARVAASGVSVLECVPTVIAALLELPPQALPALRWLLPTGEALAPDLAARWLQRYPGIPLVNAYGPAECADDVALQLLRAPQADIPIGKPTDNTRLFVLDARLRLVPRGGVGELYIGGAGVGRGYVGRAGLTAERFVPSPFATGERLYRSGDLVRWNARGELEYVGRTDFQIKLRGQRLEPGEIEALLRAQPGVRDAAVAAQPTPQGPQLVAYLEPQGSERPGLAALREALAQRLPLFMVPTQALWLERLPRNANGKLDRRALPVPELDAAPGQPPQNDTERQLAALWQDLLQVAEVGRDADFFALGGHSLLATRLLSRIHERLGVRVPLAAAFTATTVAAQAELIDTLREQTLDDDRLDALDALLDELEETP
- a CDS encoding lysine N(6)-hydroxylase/L-ornithine N(5)-oxygenase family protein → MEQVHDYIGIGFGPSNLALAIAADEQAADRQPQGCFIERKPAFSWHEGMLLEGSTMQISFLKDLATLRNPASRFTFINYLKERGRLEDFINLKTFFPSREEYNDYLGWAAAAFADQVHYGEEVVAVEPWYRDGILDAVQVVSRDQQGTLHRRLGRNLILGIGGTPQVPPAFATLSDPRVLHSSAYRGRIEALLADPAQPRRVAVIGGGQSAAEIFQDLTQRFPQVEASLILRGGALKPSDDSPFVNEIFNPSFTDRIYAQSPERRERLFAEYRNTNYSVVDLELIESLYQLFYLQKLRGQERHRLLCERSVAACRPSAQGLELELEGRLDGERTTLSYDVVILATGYRRDYHQHLLAGLREHLQDGEPDRHYRLPLAAGGAVQVFLQGGCEVSHGLSDTLLSVLAIRSAELVEAMTLASATPVARRSA